One genomic window of Struthio camelus isolate bStrCam1 chromosome 1, bStrCam1.hap1, whole genome shotgun sequence includes the following:
- the SLC35A5 gene encoding UDP-sugar transporter protein SLC35A5, protein METKCSSRHLFCSKTTIRTFLLGGVFIALSSSRILLMKYSANEDNKYDYLPTTVNICSEVIKLVLCVIVALWVKKKEGCLDHHFECLSWKNFCNSMKWSIPAFLYFLDNLIVFYVLSYLQPAMAVLFSNFVIITTALLFRIVLKRRLSWVQWASLVILFLSIVALTLGTGGHQQSLAVHGFHHNMFFSPSNHCLLYAGPEETCPEKGNCVASSFLPSFQWNVTTTMAGALRPLHLSLGHLLILVQCFISALANIYNEKILKGGDQLAESIFVQNSKLYAFGVMFNGLMLGLQAKDRRQIGSCGFFYGHNVFSVALIFATAFLGLSVAFILKFRDNMFHVMTAQVTTVIITAVSFVIFDFRPSLEFFLEAPVVLLSIFIYNASKPRGLEYSTLRERGRLLKGDTWERSSGDGEEFERLNKPSSDIDTDEDSL, encoded by the exons ATGGAGACCAAGTGCAGTAGTCGACATTTATTTTGCTCCAAGACAACCATCCGTACCTTTCTGCTAGGAGGGGTATTTATTGCATTGAGCTCAAGCCGAATCCTCCTGATGAAGTATTCTGCTAATGAAG ATAACAAATATGATTACCTTCCTACAACTGTGAACATATGTTCTGAAGTAATAAAACTGGTGCTGTGTGTGATAGTGGCACTATGGGTTAAGAAAAAAG AGGGTTGTTTGGATCATCACTTTGAATGTCTTTCGTGGAAGAATTTTTGTAATTCCATGAAATGGTCAATTCCtgcctttctttactttttggaTAACTTGATTGTCTTCTACGTCCTGTCCTACCTCCAGCCT GCAATGGCCGTACTCTTCTCAAATTTTGTCATTATAACGACAGCTCTTCTCTTCAGGATAGTGCTAAA GCGACGACTCTCTTGGGTACAATGGGCATCTCTGGTGATTTTATTCCTGTCCATCGTTGCCCTGACTCTAGGGACTGGAGGCCATCAGCAAAGCTTAGCTGTGCACGGATTCCATCACAACATGTTTTTTAGCCCATCTAACCACTGCCTCCTCTATGCTGGACCGGAGGAAACGTGCCCGGAAAAGGGCAACTGTGTAGCATCAAGCTTCCTTCCCAGCTTTCAATGGAATGTCACCACTACCATGGCAGGAGCATTGAGACCCCTCCACCTGAGTCTGGGCCATCTGCTTATCCTAGTGCAGTGTTTCATTTCTGCTCTGGCTAACATCTACAACGAAAAGATCTTGAAAGGTGGGGATCAGCTTGCTGAAAGCATTTTTGTGCAGAACAGTAAACTGTATGCGTTTGGGGTGATGTTCAATGGGCTGATGCTGGGGCTGCAGGCTAAGGACCGGAGGCAAATAGGGAGCTGTGGTTTCTTTTATGGGCACAACGTCTTCTCGGTGGCTCTTATATTTGCCACAGCTTTCTTGGGGCTGTCCGTAGCCTTCATCTTGAAGTTCCGAGACAACATGTTCCACGTTATGACTGCTCAGGTCACCACTGTAATCATCACCGCAGTCTCTTTCGTCATCTTTGACTTCAGGCCTTCTCTAGAGTTCTTTTTGGAAGCTCCTGTAGTGCTTCTCTCCATATTCATCTATAACGCCAGTAAACCTCGAGGCCTGGAATATTCCACTCTGCGGGAAAGGGGCAGACTCTTAAAAGGAGACACATGGGAGAGGTCAAGCGGG GATGGAGAAGAGTTTGAGAGACTGAACAAACCAAGCAGTGACATTGATACAGATGAAGATTCACTCTAG